One stretch of Thalassovita sp. DNA includes these proteins:
- a CDS encoding ATP-binding protein, whose product MPFFSSEQKKTEEGDAAEASIAGALNGKLRSSMIKLCFAGLLAAASVFQILSLVQAVADGTQRVAKISQGLDVLSDVEAQSDGLEALILNAAPRHALADLAEREDAIANHLRLFQRSGAADLAPEHYTALRSQSEVLIDLARTAVFSAAAPDDLEALREGTVQFRQQVHLLQDSQSALTQAGFGGLAAETRSKVFLLILFLAGTLFLLSTVLITGFREMARRHEVERELMQAMAEVDEASKAKSRFLSTITHEIRTPLNAILGFSELLGREPLSPDQKQQVSRLKSAGRTLSRIVDDVLDLSRIEEGGLELRDEDFSPNELFREAIDLVSVHSQTKGLILSSEISANMPRLLRGDPLRLSQVLLNLLNNAIKFTEEGSVTLRVSSRIEDDKQEAKLRIEVQDSGIGIAPEDQERLFDRFAQIEEGMALQNNGGSGLGLAISQGLVRSMGGDLQVHSTPEEGATFWFYLTLPIVDSRSELPVEVPELSVLNAAAERVMLVDDSADTGDLIRRIMKREGIHVEVVTNPLDALNQVTDYDPDVILCDMQMPELSGVELTRRIRALPAPYCDVPVIAFSATSFSDEIEQMMLAGANAFLAKPFQINDLVAAISGVLADAGERYSARVAEKRDGHSFHELEEMVQLMGKSWVLKFITRLSDRLEASFKGSQSRSERMAMAHRVVAEAGQIGEKDLALAATSLEQALRAGGDTSKQEARFRNEARAFLSRLPLFTLRIG is encoded by the coding sequence ATGCCGTTCTTTTCCTCAGAGCAGAAAAAGACAGAAGAGGGCGATGCCGCTGAGGCATCCATCGCAGGTGCCTTAAACGGTAAGCTGCGCAGCTCGATGATCAAGCTCTGCTTTGCGGGGCTTCTGGCTGCGGCGTCGGTGTTTCAGATCCTGTCACTGGTGCAGGCCGTGGCCGATGGCACCCAGCGGGTGGCCAAAATCTCGCAAGGTTTGGATGTGCTCAGCGATGTCGAAGCGCAAAGCGACGGGCTGGAGGCATTGATCCTGAACGCCGCCCCCCGCCATGCGCTGGCGGATCTGGCGGAACGTGAAGATGCCATCGCAAACCACCTGCGTCTCTTTCAGCGCAGCGGCGCCGCCGATCTGGCGCCCGAGCATTACACCGCACTACGTTCGCAATCCGAGGTGTTGATTGATCTGGCCCGCACGGCTGTCTTCAGCGCGGCGGCCCCTGACGATCTGGAGGCCCTGCGCGAGGGCACGGTGCAATTCCGCCAGCAGGTCCATCTGTTGCAGGACAGCCAATCGGCGCTGACTCAGGCCGGTTTTGGTGGTCTGGCGGCGGAAACCCGCAGCAAGGTGTTTCTGTTGATCCTGTTTCTGGCTGGCACGCTATTTTTGCTGTCGACCGTCCTGATCACGGGGTTCCGCGAAATGGCGCGCCGTCATGAAGTTGAGCGGGAATTGATGCAGGCGATGGCCGAGGTGGATGAAGCCAGCAAAGCCAAAAGCCGCTTTTTGTCGACCATCACCCATGAAATCCGCACGCCGCTGAATGCGATCTTGGGGTTCTCCGAATTGCTGGGCCGTGAACCGCTCAGCCCGGATCAGAAACAACAGGTTTCCCGCCTCAAAAGCGCCGGGCGCACGCTTAGCCGGATTGTGGATGACGTGCTGGACCTCAGCCGTATCGAAGAAGGTGGGCTGGAACTGCGGGATGAGGATTTCTCCCCCAATGAATTGTTCCGTGAAGCGATCGATCTGGTGTCGGTGCATTCACAGACCAAAGGCCTGATCCTGTCATCGGAAATTTCGGCCAATATGCCACGACTGCTGCGCGGTGATCCGCTGCGGCTCAGCCAGGTTCTGCTGAACCTGCTGAACAACGCGATCAAGTTTACCGAAGAGGGCAGCGTTACCCTGCGGGTCAGCAGCCGGATCGAAGACGACAAGCAGGAAGCCAAACTGCGCATCGAAGTGCAGGACAGCGGTATCGGCATTGCCCCCGAAGATCAGGAACGCCTGTTTGACCGTTTTGCCCAGATCGAAGAGGGCATGGCGCTGCAAAACAATGGCGGCTCAGGTCTGGGTCTGGCGATCTCGCAAGGGTTGGTGCGCAGCATGGGCGGCGATCTGCAGGTCCACAGCACCCCGGAGGAGGGCGCGACCTTCTGGTTCTACCTGACCCTGCCGATCGTTGATAGCCGCAGTGAGCTGCCTGTTGAGGTGCCGGAACTGTCGGTACTGAACGCCGCCGCTGAACGGGTGATGCTGGTTGATGACAGCGCCGACACTGGCGATCTGATCCGTCGGATCATGAAACGCGAGGGCATCCATGTGGAGGTGGTGACCAACCCGCTGGACGCGCTGAACCAGGTGACGGATTATGATCCCGATGTGATCCTATGCGATATGCAGATGCCGGAATTGAGCGGTGTTGAACTGACCCGCCGCATCCGCGCCCTGCCTGCCCCTTATTGTGATGTGCCGGTCATCGCCTTTTCGGCCACCAGTTTTTCGGATGAGATTGAGCAGATGATGCTGGCCGGGGCCAATGCGTTTTTGGCAAAACCCTTTCAGATCAACGATCTGGTGGCGGCGATCAGCGGGGTTCTGGCCGATGCCGGGGAACGCTATAGCGCCCGTGTGGCTGAAAAACGTGACGGCCACAGCTTCCATGAACTGGAAGAGATGGTGCAGTTGATGGGTAAGTCTTGGGTGTTGAAATTCATCACCCGCCTCAGCGACCGGTTGGAAGCCAGCTTCAAGGGCAGCCAGTCCCGCAGCGAACGTATGGCCATGGCCCACCGTGTGGTGGCTGAGGCCGGTCAGATCGGCGAAAAGGATCTGGCGCTGGCGGCAACCTCGCTGGAACAAGCCCTGCGCGCGGGGGGCGATACCTCCAAGCAGGAGGCGCGGTTCCGCAATGAGGCGCGCGCCTTCCTGTCACGCCTGCCGCTGTTCACTCTTCGGATCGGCTGA
- a CDS encoding type II secretion system F family protein codes for MISLDFLSPQIMAILLVSVAGFLVVLGLAMPMLKKENLQRRLAKVAIEHGGTQTMQQKKSLMASMGLANSKRATQQANVFAKLAGTQSTAILKKLRMAGLRSSNALGIYVMVSILMPILMAGVVLFYGVTIFEKEMTLQNVAMLGGGGAFLGFMLPRMYVSNRITKRQASIQKAWPDALDLLLICVESGYGIDAALIRLSEEIGMQSKELAEEISLTALELSYLQDRSQALDNLVQRTGMDPVRQVVGSLKQTEKYGTDLGRALRVHAQESRDLRLERAKEKAAALPPKLTVPMIVFFLPILFVIIIAPAIIQIIQG; via the coding sequence ATGATTTCTTTAGACTTCCTCTCCCCGCAGATCATGGCGATCCTTTTGGTTTCAGTTGCCGGCTTCCTTGTGGTGCTGGGACTGGCCATGCCCATGCTGAAAAAGGAAAACCTGCAGCGCCGTCTGGCCAAGGTGGCCATTGAACATGGCGGCACCCAGACCATGCAGCAGAAAAAGTCGCTGATGGCCTCCATGGGGCTGGCGAACAGCAAACGGGCCACGCAACAGGCCAACGTCTTTGCCAAGCTTGCCGGCACCCAGTCCACCGCGATCCTGAAGAAACTGCGGATGGCGGGCCTGCGCAGCTCCAACGCATTGGGCATCTATGTGATGGTCTCGATCCTGATGCCCATCTTGATGGCTGGGGTTGTGCTGTTTTACGGCGTCACGATCTTTGAAAAAGAGATGACCCTGCAGAACGTCGCCATGCTGGGCGGTGGTGGTGCCTTCCTGGGCTTCATGCTGCCGCGGATGTATGTCTCCAACCGGATCACCAAACGCCAAGCCTCGATCCAGAAGGCCTGGCCGGACGCGCTGGACCTGCTGCTGATCTGTGTGGAATCCGGCTACGGTATCGATGCGGCGCTGATCCGCTTGAGCGAAGAAATTGGCATGCAGTCGAAAGAACTGGCCGAGGAAATCTCGCTCACCGCATTGGAGCTGTCCTACTTGCAGGACCGCTCGCAAGCGCTTGATAACCTTGTACAACGTACAGGAATGGATCCGGTACGTCAGGTGGTTGGATCGCTCAAACAGACCGAAAAATACGGCACCGATCTGGGCCGCGCGCTGCGGGTACACGCCCAGGAAAGCCGCGATCTGCGGCTGGAACGCGCCAAGGAAAAGGCCGCCGCCCTGCCGCCGAAGCTGACCGTGCCGATGATCGTCTTCTTCCTGCCGATCCTCTTTGTCATCATCATCGCCCCGGCGATCATCCAGATCATCCAGGGCTAA
- a CDS encoding CpaF family protein, giving the protein MFGKRTGPIAKKASRPAPAPEPTRAATPAPEPAAAAPEPVAKKPDTKVIPKAKAERSPVPTEADSARYKLKSEIMETLISMLDINQLAQMGEDEERREIANYVTDILAVKKEVISESEQKNLIADITNDILGYGPLEPLLARDDIADIMVNGTDPIFIEVGGKMERTPIRFQDNRQLLNVCQRIVSQVGRRVDESSPICDARLPDGSRVNVIAGPLAVDGTALTIRKFRKDSLTLEDLVNFGSITPEGAEILKIIGRVRCNILVSGGTGSGKTTLLNCLAGFIETTERIVTCEDAAELQLQQPHVVRLETRPPSLEGTGEVTMRDLVKNCLRMRPERIIVGEVRGPEAFDLLQAMNTGHDGSMGTVHANTPRDAMSRMEAMITMGGSRLPVRTLREIIASSVDVIVQAQRLRDGSRRITHITEVLGMEGDVLTTQDLFLYKILGEDENGKIIGRHESCGISRPKCWERARYFGCADDLTNALRAAEANDEGMHHA; this is encoded by the coding sequence ATGTTCGGCAAAAGAACCGGTCCAATCGCCAAGAAAGCCAGTCGTCCTGCCCCGGCACCTGAACCGACTCGCGCCGCTACCCCAGCCCCGGAACCCGCAGCTGCCGCCCCTGAGCCGGTTGCGAAAAAGCCTGACACCAAGGTTATTCCCAAAGCCAAGGCCGAACGGTCGCCGGTTCCGACCGAAGCCGACAGCGCCCGTTACAAACTGAAAAGCGAGATCATGGAAACCCTGATCTCGATGCTGGATATCAACCAGCTGGCGCAGATGGGTGAAGATGAGGAACGCCGCGAGATTGCCAATTACGTCACCGATATTCTGGCGGTGAAGAAAGAGGTTATCTCGGAATCGGAACAGAAGAATCTGATCGCAGATATTACCAATGACATCCTGGGCTACGGCCCGCTGGAACCGCTGCTGGCACGTGATGATATTGCCGATATCATGGTCAATGGCACCGACCCGATCTTCATCGAGGTGGGTGGAAAAATGGAACGCACCCCGATCCGGTTCCAAGACAATCGACAGTTGTTGAACGTCTGTCAGCGCATCGTGTCCCAGGTGGGCCGCCGCGTGGATGAATCCAGCCCGATCTGTGACGCCCGCCTGCCCGACGGCAGCCGCGTCAACGTGATCGCCGGCCCGCTGGCGGTGGATGGCACCGCGCTGACCATTCGTAAATTCCGCAAGGATTCTCTGACGCTAGAGGATCTGGTCAACTTCGGCTCGATCACCCCTGAAGGGGCGGAGATCCTGAAGATCATTGGCCGGGTGCGGTGTAACATTCTGGTTTCGGGCGGCACCGGCTCGGGCAAGACAACCCTGCTGAACTGTCTGGCCGGGTTTATCGAGACAACCGAACGGATCGTGACCTGCGAAGACGCCGCCGAACTGCAGCTGCAACAGCCGCATGTGGTGCGTCTGGAAACCCGCCCGCCATCCCTGGAGGGCACCGGTGAGGTTACCATGCGCGATCTGGTGAAAAACTGTCTGCGGATGCGTCCGGAACGGATCATCGTGGGCGAGGTGCGTGGCCCTGAGGCCTTTGACCTCTTGCAGGCGATGAACACCGGTCACGACGGTTCCATGGGCACCGTACACGCGAACACCCCACGGGACGCCATGTCCCGTATGGAAGCAATGATTACAATGGGGGGATCCCGACTGCCTGTCCGTACCCTGCGTGAAATCATTGCTTCCTCGGTCGATGTCATCGTGCAGGCGCAGCGCCTGCGCGATGGCTCCCGCCGGATCACCCACATCACCGAAGTGCTGGGCATGGAAGGGGATGTTCTGACCACCCAGGATCTGTTCCTCTACAAGATCCTTGGCGAAGACGAAAACGGCAAGATCATCGGCCGCCACGAAAGCTGCGGCATCAGCCGTCCCAAATGCTGGGAGCGCGCGCGCTATTTCGGCTGCGCCGATGACCTGACCAACGCCCTGCGCGCCGCGGAGGCCAACGACGAGGGGATGCATCATGCTTGA
- a CDS encoding response regulator: MSPTPAAERAGLRVLVLSDQADARLAVSAEGPISLRLVHSWVDVTAALAAEHVDVLALESFNEAMIEGGQLGEALRQSPDLHIALVAPEIDMNLARLALRKGVNGIILNAAEDEVLDTPLRMVAEGKVYIDSSMAGQLLGQAGPAGSADQPLISLTDTVALVADDDEYFRMALTTILLDKFGFTEVYEASNLEQAEQIMSGCDRVDLALFDLRMPGMTGASSLGRIRQTHPEIRKMAVVSASQDRNDVLQSLAAGTYGYVSKAEGISELKLALSQILKGRIYAPALLHEPPELDPHLEPENPAVVLSFENGEQVHYGADVEDLAEAARYVPQGREAQAPCAVSPDTMIAKEPEDRPELSPRQRMVLELLVQGMSNKEIAREMNLGIGTVKVHMTALFTKLNVSNRTSAVAVGAPLLQE, translated from the coding sequence ATGTCTCCAACCCCTGCAGCGGAGCGTGCGGGCCTGCGTGTCTTGGTCCTGAGTGATCAGGCAGACGCACGGTTGGCGGTCTCAGCCGAGGGGCCCATTTCACTGCGATTGGTACACAGCTGGGTCGATGTGACGGCTGCATTGGCGGCGGAACATGTGGATGTTCTGGCCCTGGAAAGTTTCAACGAAGCGATGATCGAAGGTGGCCAGCTGGGTGAGGCCCTGCGCCAGTCCCCCGATCTGCACATCGCTTTGGTCGCCCCGGAAATCGATATGAACCTGGCCCGTTTGGCCCTGCGCAAAGGGGTGAACGGTATCATCCTGAACGCCGCTGAAGATGAGGTGCTGGATACCCCGCTGCGTATGGTGGCCGAGGGTAAGGTTTACATCGACAGTTCCATGGCCGGGCAGCTTTTGGGGCAGGCCGGTCCTGCAGGCAGCGCTGATCAACCGTTAATTTCGCTGACGGATACCGTGGCGCTGGTTGCGGATGATGATGAATATTTCCGCATGGCTCTGACCACGATCCTGCTGGATAAATTTGGCTTCACCGAGGTTTATGAGGCCAGCAATCTGGAACAGGCCGAACAGATCATGAGCGGCTGCGACCGTGTGGATCTGGCCCTGTTTGATCTGCGCATGCCGGGTATGACTGGTGCCTCCTCCCTGGGACGTATCCGCCAGACGCACCCCGAAATTCGCAAAATGGCGGTGGTGTCGGCCAGTCAGGACCGTAACGATGTGCTGCAGTCCCTGGCGGCGGGCACCTATGGCTATGTCTCTAAGGCCGAGGGCATTTCTGAGCTGAAGCTGGCGCTGTCCCAGATCCTGAAGGGCCGCATTTATGCGCCTGCGCTGCTGCATGAGCCGCCAGAGCTGGATCCGCATCTGGAACCGGAAAACCCCGCTGTTGTGCTGAGTTTTGAGAACGGTGAACAGGTGCATTACGGCGCCGATGTCGAAGATCTGGCTGAGGCCGCGCGTTACGTGCCGCAGGGCCGCGAGGCGCAGGCCCCCTGTGCCGTTTCCCCCGACACCATGATCGCCAAAGAGCCGGAAGACCGTCCTGAGCTGTCGCCGCGTCAGCGCATGGTGTTGGAACTGCTGGTACAGGGCATGTCCAACAAGGAAATCGCCCGCGAAATGAATTTGGGTATTGGCACCGTCAAAGTGCATATGACGGCGCTCTTTACCAAACTTAACGTCTCCAACCGGACCTCTGCGGTCGCTGTCGGGGCCCCGCTGTTACAAGAGTAG
- the cpaB gene encoding Flp pilus assembly protein CpaB: MFRSLIIVTALVCGGSATMLVNMSVPDETETAAAPEVVQEAPTLQVLAAVRSIDQGAELVMEDIGWIEWPRNALHPSMVSSNDVPDALETTVGSIARINMFAGQPVLPESFADTRQGYLSSLLSPGMRAVAIEVSAAKTAGGFILPNNRVDILLTSRCEDEIRCRTRMKTETILQNVRVLAIDQSGTASNADSAVLVGKTATLELSPDDAEQVIAAEASGGLSLLLRSFDDNEVVEPKEEVATLIPEPQIVEQPPRTVKVTRGGVSEIVVLN, encoded by the coding sequence ATGTTCAGATCGTTAATCATTGTGACAGCGCTTGTCTGTGGTGGCTCAGCCACCATGCTGGTGAATATGTCGGTGCCGGATGAAACCGAAACCGCTGCCGCCCCAGAGGTCGTACAGGAAGCCCCCACTTTGCAGGTTCTTGCCGCTGTGCGCTCTATCGATCAGGGTGCTGAGCTGGTGATGGAAGATATCGGCTGGATCGAATGGCCGCGCAATGCGCTGCATCCCAGCATGGTCTCGTCCAATGATGTGCCGGATGCTTTGGAAACCACGGTTGGCTCCATCGCCCGCATCAATATGTTTGCCGGACAACCCGTCCTGCCTGAAAGTTTTGCAGACACCCGCCAGGGCTATCTGTCCTCGCTGCTCTCGCCCGGTATGCGTGCCGTTGCGATTGAAGTCAGCGCGGCCAAGACCGCCGGTGGGTTCATCCTGCCCAACAACCGGGTCGACATCCTGTTGACCTCGCGTTGTGAAGACGAAATTCGCTGCCGTACAAGAATGAAAACCGAGACAATCCTGCAGAACGTTCGCGTTCTGGCAATTGACCAATCGGGGACGGCATCGAACGCTGACAGCGCTGTGCTGGTTGGCAAAACCGCCACGCTAGAGCTTTCGCCCGATGATGCCGAGCAGGTCATCGCGGCGGAGGCCAGCGGCGGCCTCTCTCTCCTGCTTCGCTCCTTTGACGACAACGAAGTTGTTGAACCAAAGGAAGAAGTTGCCACCTTGATCCCTGAACCGCAGATCGTTGAGCAGCCCCCGCGCACGGTCAAGGTCACCCGAGGCGGCGTTTCTGAAATCGTTGTGCTGAACTAA
- a CDS encoding A24 family peptidase, producing MYITGLSLLSLTGFAIIALIVAVRDIRTMVIPNGLTLTLLCGYLLVAAGSGWSRDEIAASLIAATMVLFVGLLLSAMGWLPQPAGSSMSKFAAVCSLWLGASQILSFLGLSALIGGLCALLLIGLPRARRSFPPEQASCQLPQSQTPRARAPVGFALAAAALALIPFSPWVTSVT from the coding sequence ATGTATATCACAGGTCTATCCCTTCTTTCCTTGACCGGATTTGCCATCATCGCCCTCATCGTGGCGGTCCGGGACATCAGAACGATGGTCATCCCAAATGGCCTCACCCTCACCCTGCTATGTGGCTATCTGCTAGTCGCTGCAGGGTCAGGTTGGAGCCGGGACGAGATCGCAGCCAGCCTGATCGCTGCCACTATGGTGTTGTTCGTCGGGCTGCTGCTTTCTGCCATGGGATGGCTGCCACAGCCTGCGGGCAGCAGCATGAGTAAATTTGCCGCCGTTTGCAGCCTCTGGCTTGGGGCGTCTCAGATCCTCAGTTTCCTGGGATTGAGCGCACTGATCGGGGGCCTTTGTGCCCTCCTGTTGATTGGCTTGCCACGTGCCCGCCGCTCATTCCCCCCGGAACAGGCCTCGTGCCAGCTGCCTCAATCGCAAACCCCGCGGGCCAGAGCCCCAGTTGGATTTGCCCTCGCCGCCGCTGCCCTTGCCCTTATTCCGTTTTCTCCCTGGGTGACGTCGGTGACGTGA
- a CDS encoding DUF938 domain-containing protein, with the protein MSRKLTLPDSPNMDAADGDGRLFAPSAQRNMDYIIDLVRAHAPATGKALEIASGTGEHAVALARALPQLQWQPSDPDADRRRSINAHGAGQDNLADAIALNATAVGWSADHGGQNLILLVNLLHLISTDEAKRLIAEAAQALAPGGVFIVYGPFLRDGETTSEGDARFHASLQAQDAAIGYKDDWDVIDWLQTNWLEMVQVVEMPANNLSFIARRPG; encoded by the coding sequence ATGAGCCGCAAACTGACCCTACCTGACAGCCCGAACATGGACGCCGCTGATGGTGACGGCCGCCTTTTTGCGCCCTCGGCACAGCGCAATATGGATTACATCATCGATCTGGTCCGCGCCCATGCGCCCGCAACAGGCAAGGCGCTGGAAATCGCATCGGGCACCGGTGAACACGCGGTGGCCCTGGCCCGCGCCCTGCCCCAACTGCAATGGCAGCCCAGCGATCCCGATGCCGATCGGCGCCGTTCGATCAACGCCCATGGGGCCGGGCAGGACAATCTGGCCGATGCCATCGCGCTCAATGCCACCGCTGTAGGATGGTCCGCAGATCATGGCGGCCAGAATCTGATCCTGCTAGTGAACCTGTTGCATCTGATTTCCACCGATGAGGCCAAACGCCTGATCGCCGAGGCCGCGCAAGCCCTGGCCCCCGGCGGTGTCTTTATCGTCTACGGCCCCTTCCTGCGGGACGGCGAAACCACATCTGAGGGCGACGCCCGGTTTCACGCCAGCCTGCAGGCCCAGGACGCGGCCATTGGCTACAAGGATGACTGGGACGTGATCGACTGGCTGCAAACCAACTGGCTGGAGATGGTGCAAGTGGTGGAAATGCCCGCCAACAACCTGTCTTTCATCGCCCGGCGGCCCGGCTGA
- a CDS encoding Flp family type IVb pilin encodes MKKFLTKFTKGESGATAIEYALIAGLISVVAITALTTLGGNLDSTFTTISDSLSEDEA; translated from the coding sequence ATGAAAAAGTTCCTGACCAAATTCACCAAAGGTGAATCCGGCGCGACCGCAATTGAGTACGCTCTGATTGCTGGCCTGATTTCCGTGGTAGCCATCACCGCCCTGACCACCCTCGGGGGAAACTTGGATTCCACTTTCACGACCATCTCCGACTCGCTGTCGGAGGATGAAGCCTAA
- a CDS encoding type II secretion system F family protein: MLEFIQDNQAALLEAAIFLSVFVLVVALMLGSSEKASDSRLKKRMNRVAGGRSGRPAPGSDAVDAELRRRQIRSAMKDSKGGKGGKGATFQTQLKQAGLDWSKKKFVLVCLGTALLSFGGLSIGLQLNPMMAAPGAAFLGLALPYFFVVRATKVRLKKFSNEFPAALDIIVRGVSAGLPLSECLKTIANETKEPVRSEFQMLLNDQSVGMPLEKAAHRLAVRVPLAETSFFAIVLAVQSRSGGSLSEILNNLSLVVRGRKMLDAQIKTMSSEAKMSGRMIGSMPMLVAGALFYLSPEYITVLTGTSMGQLILGGCALWMFTGIMVMKKMINFDV; this comes from the coding sequence ATGCTTGAGTTTATCCAAGACAATCAGGCAGCCCTGCTTGAGGCGGCGATCTTCCTGTCAGTCTTTGTGCTGGTGGTCGCCCTGATGCTGGGATCCAGCGAAAAGGCCAGCGACTCGCGTCTGAAAAAGCGGATGAACCGGGTGGCCGGGGGCCGGTCTGGCCGCCCTGCCCCGGGCAGCGATGCCGTTGACGCCGAACTGCGTCGTAGGCAAATCCGTTCCGCGATGAAGGATAGCAAAGGGGGGAAAGGCGGCAAAGGCGCTACCTTCCAGACCCAGCTGAAACAGGCCGGGCTGGACTGGTCCAAGAAGAAGTTTGTGCTGGTCTGCCTGGGCACGGCGCTCCTGTCCTTTGGCGGGCTGTCGATCGGCCTGCAGCTGAACCCGATGATGGCTGCCCCCGGTGCCGCCTTTCTGGGCCTTGCGCTGCCCTATTTCTTTGTGGTGCGCGCCACCAAAGTCCGGCTCAAGAAGTTCTCCAATGAATTTCCGGCCGCGTTGGACATCATCGTGCGTGGTGTCAGCGCCGGTCTGCCGCTGAGCGAATGCCTGAAGACCATTGCCAATGAAACCAAAGAACCGGTGCGGTCCGAGTTTCAGATGCTGCTGAACGACCAATCCGTCGGCATGCCCCTGGAAAAGGCGGCGCACCGTCTGGCGGTTCGCGTACCATTGGCTGAAACCTCCTTCTTTGCGATTGTTCTGGCGGTGCAGAGCCGTTCCGGCGGGTCGCTGAGTGAGATCCTGAACAACCTCTCGCTGGTTGTGCGGGGCCGCAAGATGCTGGATGCACAGATCAAGACCATGTCGTCTGAGGCGAAGATGTCCGGCCGCATGATTGGCTCCATGCCGATGCTTGTGGCAGGTGCGCTTTTCTACCTAAGCCCCGAATATATAACCGTTTTAACTGGCACCAGCATGGGCCAGCTGATCCTGGGCGGCTGCGCATTGTGGATGTTCACCGGCATCATGGTGATGAAAAAAATGATCAACTTCGACGTGTGA
- a CDS encoding AAA family ATPase, protein MKIFTKFTADPSDPDNIGGMRPAIGRLPAMTCDAFAATPQTRNALQQMQASRHLSRVRCQLMSGGMEQAIAAYQDADSPDLLVIEVDDDPTKLFNQLDSLAQLCRVDTELVLIGPSNDIALYRALTRQGVADYLQTPVTAPLLVTALFELFRDPDKVHLGRIHAVIGARGGAGSSTIAHNAAWFLGEQARAQSILVDLDFEFGTAGLCLNRNPEQDLIGAIANSEKLDDQKLERLLINYDDQLRLLAGPQNHQQDRELDPEALAYSMDLIRVLAPHVVLDLPSTLTPLTRKALYLADEVVLVATPDLASLRNTRSLIEMLASIRIGEKKPHLVLNQIKQPKRPEIKPADFVKALGVNEPVELMFDAAKYGSADNNGTLVVQHKQNRSQRQAFGKLATALSGLSNPSDSAVGMRFFKRGKNKG, encoded by the coding sequence ATGAAGATCTTCACCAAATTCACAGCGGATCCATCCGATCCCGACAACATCGGCGGTATGCGCCCGGCCATTGGTCGATTGCCCGCAATGACCTGCGATGCCTTCGCAGCCACGCCGCAAACCCGCAATGCGCTGCAACAGATGCAGGCCAGCCGTCACCTGAGCCGCGTGCGCTGCCAGCTGATGAGCGGCGGCATGGAGCAGGCGATTGCCGCTTATCAGGATGCCGACAGCCCGGACCTTTTGGTGATTGAGGTCGATGACGACCCCACCAAACTGTTCAATCAGCTGGACAGCCTGGCCCAGCTCTGCCGTGTCGACACCGAACTGGTGCTGATCGGCCCCTCCAATGACATCGCGCTTTACCGGGCGCTGACCCGTCAGGGCGTTGCAGACTATCTGCAGACCCCGGTCACAGCCCCGCTGCTGGTCACCGCGCTGTTTGAACTGTTCCGTGACCCCGACAAGGTGCATCTTGGTCGCATTCACGCGGTGATCGGCGCCCGTGGTGGCGCAGGATCTTCGACCATTGCGCATAACGCGGCATGGTTTCTGGGTGAACAGGCCCGGGCCCAATCGATCCTGGTGGATCTGGATTTTGAGTTCGGCACCGCTGGCCTGTGCCTGAACCGCAATCCTGAACAGGATCTGATCGGCGCGATTGCCAATTCCGAAAAGCTGGACGACCAGAAACTGGAACGTCTGCTGATCAACTATGACGACCAGCTGCGTCTGCTGGCCGGACCGCAGAACCATCAACAGGACCGCGAGTTGGATCCAGAGGCCCTGGCCTATTCGATGGACCTGATCCGTGTTCTGGCCCCGCATGTGGTGCTGGATCTGCCCTCGACCCTGACGCCGCTGACGCGCAAAGCGCTCTATCTGGCGGACGAGGTGGTGCTGGTGGCAACGCCGGATCTGGCCAGCCTGCGCAACACACGGTCGCTGATTGAAATGCTGGCCTCGATCCGCATTGGCGAAAAGAAACCGCATCTGGTGCTGAACCAGATCAAGCAGCCGAAACGACCTGAAATCAAACCCGCAGACTTTGTCAAAGCGCTGGGGGTCAATGAACCGGTCGAGCTGATGTTTGACGCCGCCAAATACGGCAGCGCCGACAACAACGGCACATTGGTGGTGCAGCACAAACAAAACCGCAGCCAGCGTCAGGCCTTTGGCAAGCTGGCAACCGCCCTCAGCGGTCTGTCCAATCCCAGCGACAGCGCCGTCGGCATGCGGTTCTTCAAGCGCGGCAAAAACAAAGGGTAA